The segment TAAAAAAATGTTGAATCACACAGTTCGTCATCTATGCCACAGCCGTAAAAAATGGGAGATTAAGTTTATGATGTTTGATGAAATCCAGCAAGGTGATTTATTGAGTTTTGTAGAGTCGTACACGCATGAAAAATGGTAGTGTAAAGAATCTTTCGCTTTTTCATTTGGCAGCACAATTAACCGACGAGTCGTTGCTCGATCTTTAACTCCTTTAACAAATCCATGTTGAGGTACTTTTTGTTGCCCCAATTGGTTCCCGCGATATGACGGAGTCTGGCCGCGCACAACATCAAAGCTGATTGTCCGTCAGGAAAGGCTCCAACCGTAAGCTTCCCCATTAGGTTGACAGTCCTAAAGTAGAGAGTTCGTATTTTTTCAACACCTCAACAGGTGTCATTCCTTGAAGAGAATCGTGATCGCGTTCCTCGTTGTATTCCAACATCCAGGCCC is part of the Gammaproteobacteria bacterium genome and harbors:
- a CDS encoding transposase, producing the protein AWMLEYNEERDHDSLQGMTPVEVLKKYELSTLGLST